A single Triticum dicoccoides isolate Atlit2015 ecotype Zavitan chromosome 2A, WEW_v2.0, whole genome shotgun sequence DNA region contains:
- the LOC119352589 gene encoding receptor-like kinase TMK4 → MLSLQVLRVATNNFSEENVLRRGGFGIVYKGLLHDGTIIAVKRMLSTVISNEPIDQFQAEIAILKVQHRHLVSILGYSVEDNERLLVYEHMPNGSMSEHLFRWKLLGLQPCLSWKKRLSIALDVARGIEYLHSLAQHCFIHRDLKPANIQLGDDFRAKVADFGLLRPAPDRNASVKTNVAVTWGYLAPEYVGTRLHHLLKKLTLVMLLTTEEIDTQRLVGAKLGSSSPV, encoded by the exons ATGTTGTCTCTGCAAGTTCTCCGTGTTGCCACAAATAATTTTTCTGAGGAAAATGTGCTTCGCCGCGGCGGATTCGGCATCGTTTACAAGGGGTTGCTGCACGATGGAACAATTATTGCTGTGAAGAGGATGCTGTCCACGGTGATCAGCAACGAGCCCATTGATCAGTTCCAAGCAGAAATCGCAATCCTGAAGGTGCAGCACCGCCACCTCGTGTCTATACTGGGGTACTCGGTCGAAGACAACGAGAGGCTGCTCGTCTACGAGCACATGCCCAATGGTTCTATGAGCGAGCATCTCTTCCGTTGGAAGCTGCTAGGCTTGCAACCCTGCCTCTCCTGGAAGAAGCGGCTCAGCATTGCACTGGATGTCGCTCGTGGTATCGAGTACCTCCACTCGCTGGCGCAGCACTGCTTTATCCACAGGGACCTAAAGCCGGCGAACATCCAGCTCGGGGACGACTTCCGCGCAAAGGTGGCAGACTTCGGGCTGCTTAGGCCGGCACCAGACAGGAATGCTTCGGTGAAGACAAACGTGGCAGTAACTTGGGGCTATTTAGCACCAGAATATGTTG GAACCAGACTGCATCATCTTCTGAAGAAATTGACGCTCGTCATGCTGTTAACAACTGAAGAAATCGACACCCAGCGGCTGGTTGGCGCCAAACTGGGGTCATCGTCACCCGTCTGA
- the LOC119352646 gene encoding disease resistance protein RGA2-like has product MAEAALGAAQWVVGKALGPVADGVLEAWAASTNFAPNIQELSKELLFVKAMLERAATRELVGPATVELLHKLQDSAHNAEDLLDELDYFRIHDELHGTYEAADQHDEGCVCDLALNARHTAKTIGKQLASLTTCCFGANTGHPRQEDARQHVSCCAWKCGRQRSPGDSSSVPNANQPGQEVSGCMCKLGKLFSGSSSSHPHVPGDEDHGNVQETPMPEFNRVVFSQRMKNAIEQLKLMSEDVNKILTHCGPRTTTDTAQHRSPTTPQSAEPKLYGRDHVMNSIIHDITAGQYCDKGLTVLPVIGPGGMGKTTLIQHIYNNQQVQNHFPVRIWICVSFSFNLDKVLEQIKRYSPEVEGEKECSTTQELIEHRLKCKRFLLVLDDIWQFTDVDDWKKLLLILGKSQEKGSMVLVTTRQKEIADQVKKTVEPKELNGLEPGEFKKLFLVYVFDAEQYPRDKLHLLNTGDEIMGKLKCSPLAAKTVGRLLSKDLSLPYWKRVLKCKEWAKQTDDNGIMPALKLSYDFLPFHLQQCFFYSALFPEDYFFRSEELIGLWDGLDISIPAGQNQTLEDIGLRNLKELVIHGFFREGGTDGDLWYVMHDLLHDLALQVASHYCLSLRLSNVRSMEIQPSIRHLSISTDDLGEYDAMSGAKLKSELEELKKRFKVEDLQTLMLFGKMDESFVKIFGDFLGEVNDLRVLHLPNMLCPVESMLHKFLGLVHLRYLCLGTNESEMHLPLGISKFYHLRFLNLKWWNGSRDLPDMSNLGKLCHFYVPTDGQLHSDIYNVGRLELLEELKVFQINKRSEGFEPKQLEHLTKLRELGIYNLEKIDTTEEAAQAKLMEKNYLRRLTLDWDSKRSSVEHGVEAAVLESLQPHGDLQVLCIRGHGGPSCPTWLGDEFAVEGLQSLYLDGVSWEVFPSLGKAWDLRELRLQNIARPKDFIIEKSFCMLTHLILIGLGSFEKWVYTGGQESSIGGDLLPPTAHLFPILQVLIIRECPRLLGLPFPNHIVSPDWFSKLQELEVSDCPEFLPVIPISWIERVRSVTMKCVKMLKDFAYLKSSGGAKLRITGESDLLSLDQVLVFNKETGLEKLTLDKCPPLELKHLLMLTSLRTLIVENSVGVVGPLGGGQSDVEWQLPVEYIKIYKLNGNTGKELTELLHHLPKLSKLEVWRCKNIKQLVVGVDVQQTTQGALEMLLFPPHLCDSLRELELSHCPELVLVDPPTLVPGGGWLQALQSLQRLTIWLSPKFLSTFSFSHHLFPSSLQFLNLRSVKGMVTLEPLSNLSSLVRLELWNCGEDLKYQGFWPLLTKLEVRGSPRFFADWDPNTRRVLEDAEGGEEQQTQLVSSTLRELGTDVIAGLLAAPVCRFLFSSLNKLKLWGDWCEGMERFSKEQEDALQLLSSLQKLEFWSFKDLQQLPAGLRKLTSLKILLVNCCPAISSLPNDALPDSLEMLDVYNCSEELKQQCRGLEGTIPRVRIL; this is encoded by the coding sequence ATGGCCGAGGCCGCCCTCGGTGCGGCGCAATGGGTGGTGGGCAAGGCGCTAGGCCCCGTCGCGGATGGCGTGCTGGAGGCTTGGGCTGCCAGCACCAACTTTGCTCCCAACATCCAGGAGCTCAGCAAGGAACTGCTGTTCGTCAAGGCCATGCTCGAACGAGCTGCCACCAGGGAGCTCGTCGGGCCAGCTACGGTGGAGCTGCTGCACAAGCTGCAGGACTCGGCGCACAATGCCGAGGACTTGCTGGACGAGCTAGACTACTTCCGCATCCACGACGAGCTCCACGGCACGTACGAGGCTGCTGACCAGCATGATGAGGGTTGCGTCTGCGACCTGGCCCTCAATGCTCGCCACACCGCCAAAACTATTGGCAAACAGCTGGCATCTTTGACCACGTGCTGCTTCGGTGCCAACACTGGCCATCCCCGACAAGAAGATGCAAGACAACATGTCAGCTGTTGCGCCTGGAAGTGTGGTAGGCAGAGATCACCCGGTGATTCCTCCTCTGTGCCAAACGCCAATCAGCCAGGTCAGGAGGTCAGCGGATGCATGTGCAAACTTGGTAAACTCTTCTCTGGCTCATCTTCCTCACATCCACATGTTCCTGGTGATGAAGATCATGGCAATGTGCAAGAAACACCAATGCCTGAATTTAACAGGGTTGTTTTCTCTCAAAGGATGAAGAATGCTATAGAGCAATTAAAGCTTATGAGTGAGGATGTTAACAAGATTCTGACACATTGTGGCCCTAGAACTACCACAGACACTGCCCAGCATCGTTCCCCCACCACACCGCAGAGTGCAGAGCCAAAACTATATGGGAGGGACCATGTCATGAATAGCATCATACATGATATCACTGCGGGACAATACTGTGACAAGGGTCTAACTGTTCTTCCAGTTATTGGTCCGGGGGGCATGGGGAAGACAACTTTGATACAACACATATATAACAATCAACAAGTGCAGAATCATTTTCCAGTCAGGATTTGGATATGTGTGTCATTCAGTTTCAACCTGGACAAGGTGCTAGAACAGATTAAAAGATATTCCCCTGAAGTTGAAGGTGAAAAAGAGTGTAGCACTACACAAGAGCTGATTGAACACAGATTAAAATGCAAAAGGTTCTTACTTGTATTGGATGATATATGGCAGTTTACTGATGTGGATGACTGGAAAAAACTGTTATTGATACTCGGCAAGTCACAAGAAAAGGGCTCCATGGTTCTAGTCACAACTCGGCAGAAAGAGATAGCAGATCAAGTTAAGAAAACTGTAGAACCAAAAGAATTGAATGGTTTAGAACCTGGAGAGTTTAAGAAGTTATTCCTTGTATATGTCTTTGATGCTGAGCAATATCCAAGGGATAAACTTCATTTGCTTAACACTGGAGATGAGATAATGGGAAAACTTAAGTGCTCCCCTCTTGCAGCAAAGACTGTTGGTAGATTACTGAGCAAAGACCTTAGTTTGCCGTATTGGAAAAGGGTCCTAAAATGTAAAGAATGGGCGAAGCAGACCGATGACAATGGAATTATGCCTGCCTTGAAGCTTAGCTATGACTTTCTCCCTTTCCATTTGCAACAGTGTTTtttctattctgcattgtttcctgAAGATTACTTTTTCAGAAGCGAAGAGCTTATCGGCCTGTGGGATGGTCTAGATATTTCAATACCTGCTGGTCAAAATCAAacacttgaagacataggtttgAGAAATTTAAAGGAGTTAGTCATTCATGGATTTTTTAGAGAAGGGGGAACTGATGGTGATCTGTGGTATGTTATGCATGACCTGCTGCATGATTTGGCATTGCAGGTTGCATCCCATTATTGTCTCAGTTTACGTCTCTCTAATGTTAGATCAATGGAAATTCAGCCATCCATCCGTCACTTGTCTATAAGCACAGATGACTTGGGTGAATATGATGCAATGTCTGGTGCAAAATTGAAGAGTGAATTGGAAGAACTGAAGAAAAGATTTAAGGTTGAAGATTTGCAAACATTGATGTTATTCGGAAAAATGGATGAAAGTTTTGTCAAGATATTTGGTGACTTTTTGGGGGAAGTGAACGATCTTCGTGTTCTTCATTTGCCCAATATGCTCTGTCCGGTGGAGTCCATGTTACATAAGTTTTTAGGACTTGTCCACCTACGATATCTATGTCTAGGGACAAATGAGAGCGAGATGCATTTGCCACTTGGCATCTCTAAATTTTATCATCTAAGGTTTCTAAATCTTAAATGGTGGAATGGCAGCCGTGATTTGCCTGACATGAGCAACCTTGGGAAATTGTGCCATTTTTATGTCCCAACTGATGGTCAGCTTCATTCTGATATTTATAATGTGGGGAGACTTGAACTCTTAGAAGAGTTGAAGGTATTTCAAATCAATAAAAGAAGTGAAGGGTTTGAACCAAAGCAGCTAGAGCACTTGACAAAGCTAAGGGAGCTTGGGATCTACAACCTTGAGAAGATAGATACAACAGAAGAAGCAGCTCAAGCAAAACTGATGGAGAAAAATTACTTGAGGAGGTTAACATTGGACTGGGATAGTAAGCGATCTAGTGTTGAGCATGGTGTGGAAGCAGCGGTTCTTGAGAGCCTTCAGCCACATGGAGATCTTCAGGTGTTGTGCATTAGAGGGCATGGAGGTCCTTCTTGTCCAACATGGCTAGGTGATGAGTTCGCTGTTGAAGGTCTACAATCTCTTTATCTGGATGGTGTTTCTTGGGAAGTTTTCCCTTCTTTAGGGAAGGCGTGGGATCTTCGTGAATTAAGGTTACAGAATATTGCCAGACCGAAGGATTTTATCATAGAGAAAAGCTTTTGCATGCTAACACACCTTATACTCATTGGCCTAGGAAGTTTTGAAAAATGGGTTTACACAGGTGGACAAGAGTCTTCCATTGGTGGAGACTTGTTGCCACCGACTGCTCATCTGTTCCCTATTTTGCAAGTTCTGATTATTAGAGAGTGCCCGAGGCTGTTGGGGTTGCCTTTCCCAAACCACATTGTTTCCCCAGATTGGTtctccaagctacaagagcttgagGTAAGCGACTGCCCCGAATTCTTGCCAGTGATTCCCATCTCCTGGATCGAAAGGGTGCGTTCTGTCACGATGAAATGTGTAAAGATGCTAAAGGATtttgcatacttgaaatcatctggtGGAGCAAAATTGAGAATTACCGGAGAGAGTGATCTGCTTAGCTTAGACCAAGTGCTGGTTTTTAATAAAGAAACAGGTCTAGAGAAGCTGACACTGGACAAGTGCCCACCTCTGGAGTTGAAGCACCTTCTGATGCTAACCTCGCTGAGGACATTGATTGTAGAAAATTCAGTTGGTGTAGTTGGACCACTAGGAGGAGGTCAGAGTGATGTGGAATGGCAGCTCCCTGTTGAGTATATCAAGATCTACAAGTTAAATGGTAATACTGGCAAGGAACTGACagagctcctccaccacctcccaaAGCTCTCCAAATTGGAAGTATGGAGGTGTAAAAACATAAAACAGCTTGTAGTGGGGGTGGATGTGCAACAAACAACACAAGGAGCATTAGAGATGCTGCTCTTCCCACCTCATTTATGTGACTCACTACGGGAATTGGAGTTGAGTCACTGCCCAGAGCTGGTCCTGGTGGACCCTCCAACTCTTGTTCCTGGTGGAGGATGGCTCCAAGCCTTGCAATCCCTCCAGAGATTAACAATATGGTTGTCCCCAAAGTTTCTATCCACCTTCTCCTTTTCCCATCACCTTTTTCCTTCCTCCCTGCAATTCCTGAATCTTAGGAGTGTGAAAGGCATGGTGACACTGGAGCCCCTCTCAAACCTATCCTCTCTTGTCAGATTAGAATTGTGGAATTGCGGAGAGGATTTGAAATATCAGGGCTTTTGGCCTCTCCTTACCAAATTAGAGGTCAGGGGTAGCCCTAGATTCTTTGCTGATTGGGATCCCAATACCAGACGGGTTTTGGAGGATGCTGAGGGAGGTGAAGAGCAGCAGACACAGCTTGTTTCATCCACACTGCGTGAGCTCGGGACAGATGTCATAGCAGGACTTCTTGCTGCACCCGTCTGTAGATTCCTCTTTTCCTCCCTCAACAAGCTGAAACTTTGGGGGGATTGGTGTGAAGGGATGGAGCGCTTCAGCAAGGAGCAAGAGGACGCCCTTCAACTCCTCTCCTCCCTCCAGAAACTAGAGTTTTGGAGTTTCAAGGACCTTCAACAACTCCCTGCAGGGCTGCGTAAACTTACCAGCCTCAAGATATTATTAGTCAACTGCTGTCCAGCCATCTCGTCGTTGCCCAACGATGCCCTCCCGGATTCACTGGAAATGCTAGATGTCTACAACTGCAGCGAAGAGCTAAAACAGCAGTGCAGGGGGTTGGAGGGAACCATCCCAAGAGTCAGAATACTCTGA
- the LOC119358535 gene encoding uncharacterized protein LOC119358535, which produces MCEPETMACHLCPRSCSSYKSATAYFGRSMAPKVQLTSCLCVTSPRPTSILEVRSDPQLPPSDHKIVATHLSRYCAYLVAHCPQLLPDFDLWCKGVFKDVKKEAEHILIGVIRPEATAQVKYQKLSEQLSTRSEHEVLKNGVEFGRRLVELPAGEEKAWEVLVGFWSEMILYVGPSDNLDGHAEAIARGGELITLLWALLGHLGYVSRPDDATADAATAC; this is translated from the coding sequence ATGTGCGAGCCGGAAACAATGGCGTGCCATCTCTGCCCAAGATCCTGCAGCAGCTACAAGTCGGCGACAGCCTACTTTGGACGTTCAATGGCGCCAAAGGTACAGCTGACATCATGCTTGTGTGTCACATCGCCACGACCCACGAGCATCCTTGAAGTAAGATCAGACCCACAGCTTCCTCCCTCTGACCACAAGATTGTTGCTACTCACCTGTCACGGTATTGCGCCTACCTTGTGGCCCACTGTCCTCAGCTACTCCCTGACTTCGACCTCTGGTGTAAGGGCGTGTTTAAAGACGTTAAGAAGGAAGCAGAGCACATCCTCATCGGTGTTATCAGGCCTGAAGCAACGGCCCAGGTGAAGTACCAGAAGCTATCCGAGCAGCTGAGCACAAGATCAGAGCATGAGGTGCTCAAGAATGGTGTGGAGTTTGGGAGGCGACTGGTGGAGCTGCCTGCAGGAGAAGAGAAGGCGTGGGAGGTTCTTGTCGGCTTCTGGTCGGAGATGATCCTGTATGTCGGTCCGTCGGACAACCTTGATGGGCACGCCGAGGCCATCGCACGGGGCGGCGAGCTGATAACGCTCCTCTGGGCGTTGCTCGGTCACCTAGGGTATGTCAGCAggcccgacgatgcaaccgcagacGCTGCCACTGCATGCTAG